The proteins below come from a single Chitinophaga pinensis DSM 2588 genomic window:
- the soxC gene encoding sulfite dehydrogenase — MSQKMTRRRLLLGGAATAAVAMVKSSFGKMVQTGIPEAAIDPTKQVGPLPGILGTRSPFEHPQRKASLTSSQTPLQDLYGIITPSDLHFERHHAGVPAIDPNTYELTIHGMVDRPTVFTLADLKRFPSVSRICFIECSGNFRKPDKETITPQDICGLTSQSEWTGVMLSTIFREVGVDPKATWFLAEGSDAAVMTRSIPVSKGWDDAMIVYAQNGEAIRPQQGYPARLLLPGWEGNTSIKWLRRIELSDGPFMTREETSKYTEPVKDGKIRQFSFTMDARSIITYPAYPVQLQKGWVEIRGIAWSGRGRITGVEVSTNAGKTWQAARLQEPVMDKAHTYFRYLWQWDGDTTEIMSRATDETGYTQPSLKELIAARGIGTGYHLNPVTAWLVKRGGEVVYRPEKWK; from the coding sequence ATGAGCCAGAAGATGACGCGTCGTCGCCTTTTGCTCGGAGGTGCCGCCACAGCTGCTGTAGCTATGGTTAAGTCATCCTTTGGCAAAATGGTGCAGACAGGTATTCCCGAAGCTGCTATAGACCCGACCAAACAGGTGGGGCCACTACCTGGCATTTTGGGTACGAGATCGCCGTTTGAACATCCGCAGCGAAAAGCATCACTCACTTCATCGCAGACGCCGTTGCAGGACCTTTACGGAATCATTACACCGTCTGATCTGCATTTCGAACGTCATCATGCCGGTGTACCCGCCATAGATCCCAATACCTATGAACTCACCATACACGGTATGGTAGACCGTCCTACCGTCTTCACCCTGGCTGATCTTAAACGATTTCCTTCCGTATCCAGAATCTGTTTTATCGAATGCTCCGGCAACTTCCGTAAGCCGGATAAAGAAACGATTACGCCGCAGGATATCTGCGGGCTCACCAGTCAGAGCGAATGGACCGGGGTGATGCTATCTACTATTTTCAGGGAAGTAGGCGTGGATCCAAAGGCTACCTGGTTCCTTGCCGAAGGATCAGACGCCGCCGTCATGACGCGTAGCATTCCCGTCAGCAAAGGATGGGACGATGCTATGATTGTTTATGCACAAAATGGGGAGGCCATTCGCCCCCAGCAGGGATACCCGGCCCGGCTGCTGTTACCGGGGTGGGAAGGCAACACCAGTATCAAATGGCTGCGCCGTATTGAATTGTCAGACGGTCCTTTTATGACCCGTGAAGAAACATCGAAATATACGGAGCCTGTAAAAGATGGGAAGATCCGTCAGTTCAGTTTTACGATGGATGCCCGCTCTATCATTACCTATCCTGCGTATCCTGTACAACTGCAGAAAGGCTGGGTAGAAATCAGGGGTATTGCTTGGAGCGGACGTGGAAGAATAACGGGTGTGGAAGTCAGTACCAACGCAGGGAAAACCTGGCAGGCCGCCCGGCTGCAGGAACCCGTCATGGATAAAGCGCATACCTACTTCAGGTATCTATGGCAATGGGATGGCGATACAACAGAGATCATGAGTCGCGCAACAGATGAAACAGGCTATACACAACCTTCACTCAAAGAGCTGATCGCAGCAAGAGGTATAGGCACAGGATATCACCTGAATCCCGTAACAGCATGGCTGGTAAAACGGGGCGGAGAAGTCGTATACAGACCGGAAAAATGGAAATAA
- a CDS encoding c-type cytochrome, giving the protein MFKLRMPYWACVAGIAMISCERRANTAPTHFGYGRPATQQEIAAKAIAIRPDGKGLPAGSGSVQQGLVVYATKCASCHGVTGVEGPFNILVAPDTADAVPFDRAPQRVKAIGNYWPYATTVFDYVRRAMPFNAPGSLSDNEVYSVTAYLLYANRLIDSAAVMNAKTLPGIVMPARKYYVTDNRKGGDGPYE; this is encoded by the coding sequence ATGTTTAAGCTACGAATGCCTTATTGGGCCTGCGTTGCAGGTATTGCTATGATTTCATGTGAACGCCGTGCCAATACTGCGCCAACGCATTTCGGCTATGGTCGTCCTGCTACACAGCAGGAGATCGCAGCAAAAGCAATAGCTATTCGTCCCGATGGAAAAGGATTGCCAGCAGGTAGTGGCTCTGTACAGCAAGGGCTCGTTGTCTATGCGACAAAGTGCGCTTCCTGTCATGGTGTGACTGGTGTAGAAGGACCATTCAACATACTGGTAGCGCCAGATACGGCAGATGCAGTTCCTTTTGACCGTGCTCCGCAACGGGTGAAGGCCATCGGGAATTACTGGCCGTATGCTACGACCGTATTCGATTACGTACGACGTGCCATGCCTTTTAATGCACCCGGCTCCTTATCAGATAATGAAGTATATAGTGTCACGGCATATCTGCTGTATGCTAACAGACTGATAGATAGTGCTGCTGTCATGAATGCGAAAACCTTGCCCGGCATTGTTATGCCGGCCCGAAAATACTATGTCACAGACAACCGGAAGGGAGGGGATGGACCATATGAATAA